In Misgurnus anguillicaudatus chromosome 14, ASM2758022v2, whole genome shotgun sequence, the genomic window TTTAGCCGGAATGTTTGTTCAGGTTTTAAGTTTGCATGTGCAGTGTACATGGAGAAatcatattttataaaataatcaaTTTTTCTTACAGGTGTCTGGTGGCCTCTCCAGTATCTCCCAGGCTACTCATTCAGCCGCAGGAGCAGTTGTGTCCAAACCCCGCGAGTTTGCATCTCTTATTCGCAACAAGTTTGGAAGTGCAGACAACATCTCTTCCTTAAAAGACTCTTTAGATGAACAACAAGGGGACGAACCACTGCCAAGTGTAGGGACCGCTGTCACCAGGACTCCTGGACCTGGGCAGCTTCAATCCAGCCCAAAATACGGCAGTGAGGACGACTGCTCCAGCGCTACCTCAGGGTCAGCAGGAGCAAACAGCACCACTGGTGCTCCCGGTGGGCCTCCGAGTTCAAAGGGTAATACGATGGAGCAAAGCCAGGTCTCTGGCTTCGATGCACTGCTGCATGAGATCCAGGAACTGAAGGACAACCAGAATCGACTTGAAGAATCTTTCGAAAACCTGAAGACTCACTATCATAGGGATTACACAGATATCATGCAGGCTCTGCAGGAGGAAAGATTCAGGTATAGCTGACACTGTAGCATGatattgcttttttatttgaaatcgAAAGGATGAATTGGCCTTGTACGCCTCTACTTCacacttttgatttttttgcatatgcaTATGGTAGGTGTGAGCGCCTAGAGGAGCAGTTGAATGATCTAACAGAGCTGCATCAAAATGAGATCCTCAACCTTAAGCAAGAACTGGCCAGCATGGAGGAGAAAATCGCTTATCAGTCTTATGAACGAGCCAGAGACATACAAGTACTTATATTCATATTCTCTCTTTACGATGTAAACATACATGATGTAAGCGGTTTAGAAATATTTGTGCAAGTCATGCAGTATGATATATTGCTAGCAGTACTAGTGATACATTATCACACTAATGCAAAGGTTATTGATTTAGAGGAGCATCTGGTGTATtgcttaaaggggtcatgacttgtttctttttattattttattaagttCGCTGAGCTGTACTTATAATATCACAAAGATTTTTTGCACATACACCTTTAAGTAATTTATGACCTATTTCCACTCTGATTGAAACAGTCTGATTTATGTGTTTTCCCTTTAAGAGTGTTCGGGCTGGCTCGGTGTCCCACCCACTTCTATGATTGGCAGCCTACATGCTGCGGCTACTACGCAGTTTCACTACAAATACAGCTTCTCAAACGGTCTTTTTAAGCACCTTGTGTTTGTCAAAGACAGCTAAACAATCTCACAAGCACAACGATAAAGGTTTTTACCACTTTTaagacttcctactgatcaaagTCGTAATACATGAAAGAGCTGCGCATAATATCACctttgcgattcagaatcgctATCAAACAGGCTTTATTAGTGTGTCGCGATTTATCGTTACACcccaaccctaattaaagcACTTACTGCCTGCAGCTACAGTGAGAAGGATAGGtgtttgaacaccctgctattttgcaagttctcccacttagaaatcacaatgtatgatttttttttaactgtttctttgtatgatacagctgcagacaggtatttgaacacctgtgaaagtcaatgttaatatttggtatggtacagtagcctttgtttgcaattacagcgttcaaacgtttcctgtagtttttcaccaggtctGCACatactgcaggagggattttgacCCACTCCtacacacagatcttctcttgATCaatcaggtttctggcctgtcgctgagaaacacagagtttgaggtccttccaaagattctctattgggtttaggtctggagactggctagggcacgccagaaccttgatatgcttcttacagagccactccttggttatcctggctgtgtgcttcaggTCATTGttatgttggaagacccagcctcgacccatcttcaatgctctaactgagggaaggaggttgtttaccaaaatctcgcaatacatggccccggtcatcctctccttaatacagtgtagtcgccctgtcccatgtgcagaaaccTCCCCCGCAAATCATGAGGCTACCACCCCCATGTTttacagtagggatggtgttcttgggatggtactcatcattcttcttcctccaaacacgtttagtgaaattatgaccaaaaagttctattttggtctcatctgaccacatgactttctcccatgactgctctggatcatccaaatggtcattggcaaacttaagacgggcctggacatgtgctggtttaagcaggggaaccttccgtgccatgcatgatttcaaaccatgacgtcttagtgtattaccaacagtaaccttggaaacggtggtcccagctcttttcaggtcattgaccagctcctcccgtgtagttctaggctgatttctcacctttcttagcaTCATTGAGACTAGGTGCATCTAATtaaggataataaatggagtgggggtggacattttaaaggcagattaacaggtctttgagggtcagaattctagctgatagacaggtgttcaaatacttaattgcagctgtatcatacaaataaatagtttaaaaaaatcattgtgatttctggaatttttttttagattatgtctctcacagtagacatgcacctacgatgacaatttcagacccctccatgatgaAGCGGGAGAaattgcaaaatagcagggtgttcaaatacttattttcctcactgtatgaaCACAGATTGTCAATACAATAACAGCGTGTTTCTAACACACATGCTCTTGTGTCTATATCGTATTGTCAAATCTCCAGCTTCCGTCTTGCGCAATGTAATTCAAAACTCTGATAAACGGGTCGTTACTGGttgaaaattttttattttaaggcggggtgcatggtttttgaaaaccactttggaaaagagagtcgggccgagtaccaaaacgcacttgtagccaatcagcagtaaggggcgtgtccactgatcgacattgttgcctgagttgtgtatgtgtggggcgggtctattaaaagaaggtccagctTCTATTGGGGtaagggcgtgtttgtttaggtgatttcgatttgtcaacattggctttcagagatcatgcaccccgcctttaattgaAATACGTTACTCACTTGTAAAGTAGGCACATAGGTTAGCGCCGAAAAATAACAATCCATTTCTTATCATGATTTTAAACAACTACCCCTTCAGATCCCTTTGAGTTGCTGCTCTGACTGAAGTTAAGTCATTGAACGCCAGTGGGCGGAGCCAACGATAGGATGATGTGCTGTGTCTTTGGGGCAGAAAAGGGGGAGGCTGCAGACCTGGAGCAAGCAGGTCATATGAAAGTTAATATGTCTATATGTACGTCACTAATCCAGCTATTTTTCATTCGCTTTCTTTGAAAACGATTACATAAATGCATTGGTTAGGGCGTTTTAAACTCTTAAACTTGCAGGATGTGTTAATGTTACCAAGGCAAAACTGATTCCTAAtgtcatgacccctttaaactaTTTTGCATCAGTCTGATAAACAACATTTATTCCTGTAATTTAATTTCTATAATGTGACTCACTTAATGGCTTTTGTGAGGGATTATTATATATAAAGCAGCTAAAATGCTCCATTAGGCTTGTTTAGCTGTGCTTGTCTTACATTAACCGGAACTACATTAGCATCATTCTCTCTCGATTACCTTTAAcacctctctttctctctctgtaggAAGCACTGGAGGCTTGTCAAACTCGCATCTCTAAGATGGAGCTTCAACAGCAGCAGCAACAAGTGGTTCAGTTAGAAGGTTTGGAAAACGCCACAGCACGCACTTTACTCGGCAAGCTCATCAATATTCTGTTGGCCGTCATGGCCGTTCTCCTAGTGTTTGTCTCGACGGTTGCAAACTGTGTGGTTCCACTGATGAAAACGCGTAGCCGCACGCTTTCCACGTTGCTGCTTGTCATAGTCTTGGCTTTCCTGTGGCGGAACTGGGAAGCCATGTCCCAGTACCTGGACCGATTTCTGCTGAACCCCAGATGACCTGCAGGGGAGCTGTTGTTGCTTCATGAAGGGACTGCAGGTCGAGAGCCTTGTTTGGAGGATGGAGACTAACACTGCCTCAGTTGCACTTAGTACAGAGGGACCTGGCACAAGAGTGGCATGGACGTATCCTACAACCTTTtacttttctcttttctttcaTCGAAGGAGtgcatttgtttacattttaaagctcTTTTTCCGTCAACATGAATTGTATTGCCGAGTTTCCTTTTATTTGTTGTTGGAAATGATGCAAGCCGTGTTGTAACTATTGTTAGGATGTACATTTATGCAATTTACAGAGTGTTGCATTGACTTGACTGGAGTGGTTTTAACATGCACTGGATGGAGATTATTCTCCTTATTTTTAATACCATAATAACTACTCGTTGCTCCTAACTTTTATAACCTATTCTTTTGATATCTCTCTTTTCTTCCTTACATGCATCTCTTATCTCTAACTCTTTTTATTTCCTGTGTTTTCCTGACGTCACTCTTCTCACGTTACAACCGTTTTGCTGCTGCTGCTTGGACTTCGCTGCAGAATGAAGGATTGGAGGCACCTGGAGTTTTATTTGAATGGGTTGTAAGAGACTGGGCCAAGGAACCAGAATGCTCTTAACCCGAGCAGGCCCTATTCTTTGCCCCCACTGGCCTGCCCTCATAGAGGCACAGTCCCTGGTATATGAACTGAATGAACATACTTGAAGAGCTGGAAATGCTCAAAGACTCTCAGTGCTTCCGTACTGTTTCTTATAGCGACAATGAAATAGTcctttttagttttattttttatttttaaaatgaaaagaataaacatgctgttttaaaatgcaaagcTTGGTCATGTGGTTAAAATACGGTCATGGATGACATTTGCCCAGACAGAGCGGGTAGCATTGCACAACATCACACAAATGTTTAGGCCACAGTTTAGCTCATATTATAATTTAAGAAGTATCACTATTGCATTTAATCTGTAGAAACATCCACATGTAGAAAccacagtttttaaataaactgcAGAGACAAAATTGATTTACAAGTAAAATATGTaccatataaaatattttaacaattATACCTTCTATGCATTAAGAAACAATAAGTTAATAATTGTCTCTTTATCAAAAGCTAATCTCGTTTTTAGCAGTCTTTGTGTAAAAATACTTCCTTTTTATATACAATCAAGTCAATGATGTCACCATTATGATGTGGATTATTAGCTAATATTTCATATATAAGAGGTAATATCCAAAGTCATGTTACTGGCGTTGCTCCTAAAAAAACTTGGTTtgaaaataaagtaatttgtaATAATTTAGTATGTCCAACATCCATACTCCTCAAGCCCTCATCAGCGTTATAACCtatcataaaatattattttttttaaaaacattttaagggtTTATTTTCTTGCAgcatatatgttattaataaTGTGGTttgatgttaaatgcatttaaaatccaGCTCTGTAGCCATCACTGTATTAACATGAGGCGCCCTCTGCTGGACAGGAAGGTTTGTACAAATTTAAAGagtacattttcatttcaagacttttttaaagagggcaaataaatctttggtgtccccagaagtccatatgtgaagttttagctcaaaataccccatagataatttattataacatgttaaaattgccactttgtaggtgtgagccaaaatgtgctgtttttggatgtatacttttaaatgcaaatgagctgatctctggaCTAAAGGgctgtgccgtggttggatagtgcagattaaggggcggtattatccccttctgacatcacaaggggagccgaaTTTCACTGACctatttttacatgcttgcagagaatggtttaccaaaactaagttactgggttgatctttttcacattttccagGTTCATACAAGCACTTGGGACccatttatagcacttaaacatggaaaaagtcagatttttatgatatgtcccctttaatacccCATCTACAACACAGCTATAGGTTCAAATAGTATCTATAAGTTTTAGAAGTAAGGGTTTTAAAGTTTTATCCTAGATGGGTAAACTTGGTTTAACAGGTTATAAGTGTttaatgtttgttgtttttttagaattttttaaCTTTTCCAATGCCCAAGATTCACAAAATTGCGAAGATGGATTTAGATTTGgataatgtacttaaatattaaaatagctcatttgattttataacctttatttcataattttaaaCCAGAGTATGAATACGATATAAATCAGATGTCTAGGCTTTCTGATACTTACAATCAAGGTACATAAAAGCAAGGCAAATATTCAAATGATATTAACTATACATGCATTGTACAAATGTATTGTGTTACACAAAAAGAGAAATCAGGCCGGATGTTAATGATCAaagcatttgtgcttttttaatGTATGGAAAAATCCCATGTTCCACAAAAAGACGAGTGTGTCACAACAAAGAAATGAATCTGGCTATATTACAATCTGTGCATCTATTTCCTATTTGTACGCCGCCTTCTCAAATTTGCACAGGCAGCTGTTTTATTACTACCATTGCATGATGTAATATTTGCCCACTTGGTTTATAATGATAGACATGTTTGCACACGGCTTGACAGAGATATCATAAGTGGTGACTCAGTGATAATTTTAGCAAATGTTTAATATACAAAACCCATACATGACACAAGGAACTAGCATACAGGGGTTCAAAGGGTTTTTTAAGTACATGAGGTATAGGAGTAAGcagtataaaaatacaaatattcaaTTTCACAAATGTATCTTAACTATATTCATATTATTCAAGTTGCTAAAAATGATATGAATGCTAAAAACGTCCTCTCTAGGCTAACACAGATATATATCTAAAACCCTGACagcaaaataaaaaagagaGTCCAGTTGTCAATTTTGCATTTAAGTTCTTATTTGCCAAAGACGCTTCCTGAGGGAGGTTTGGGTTTTTCTATTGCCGTCTCAGCCCCGGACCGTACTCCACTGAATACAGACGGAGCAACTTTCCCCATGCGCTCTACACAAGACAACAAGAGATTTCTTTTCTTATTGttacaatatacatatttaCAAAACGATATAATTGTCTATTATTCAATAACAAGACAATAGTGTATTACAAAATTACAAGATTGTAACAAATATAGCAATTGGCTAAAAGTCCACGAAATTCTTACATGGTTGTTTTCAAAAATTAGCAGTGAGTTGATAATAGTTGATCAGCAGTTACAGGATAAACATGTGTACCAGAAACAATAAACTCACCACACTCAACCATGACTTCATATGTTTTGCTCTTGACCTCTCCTTTTAGCCCCAATTTTCCGCGGGCTCCTTTCAGGTCCTCCTCTTTAACAACTGGCCGCTTCTTCTTCTTAACCTCTGGCtgatgaaaataaacacataagaaAGTACTCCCTCacaaattttttgttgttgttaagtACATGATGACTCTATGTCACAATGAACATTAAATAAAGACATCTTCATACCTGAGACATATTGTTTGTTGGTGGTGTTGTCTCTAGACAGTGGCGTCTTGACTTCTTGTGTACTCTTTCGTCCTGTCTTTTATACCCTGTTACCAGGACAGACCTCACTCCCCCATCATTATATATTATTAGCTCTTTGCTAAGTGTCAGAAGTGGGTGCCCCCTCTCTCTGCGTGACTACTACAAACAGCTGAACacattataaaacaaaacatcctCCTGTTCCCATTTCAGATCTCTACTCACAGATGTCTCATATCAATGACGTGTACTTTATTTGTGAGTACGACATTACTGATGAACTGTTACAGTATGTTCCTTGCTATGGTATAATGTTAGAGATAAAATGAccctaaaaaatgctgggttatttttaaaccagtgttgggtcaaaaagggacgaacacagccactgggttaaattaacccagaaaatagttatatttgacacaacaatggtttaaaacaacTCTGCAtatggttgaaaataacaatgctctttagttaaaaaatatCCCCTCAACTGAACTAGCCGACTACACAAATAACTAGCATGAGCAAATATATACACAGAGGGAAATAAGTATTCGAACACCATGTTATTCTGCAAGTTCTCCCACCCAGAAACCACGGAGGGGGTCCGAAACTGCCATCGTAGGTGCGCGTCCACCGTGAGAGACACAAtccaaaaaaatccagaaatcacaatgtatgaccCTTTCAACCATTTAtctgtatgatacagctgcaaataagtactggaacacctgtctatcagctagaattctgatcCTTAAAGACCTGTtaatctgcctttaaaatgtcaaacttaactccatttattatcctaaattagatgcacctgtttgaggtcgttagctgcataaagacacctgtccaccccatacaatcagtaagaatctaactactaacatggccaagaccaaagagctgtccagaGACagtagagacaaaattgtaaacctccacaaggctggaaagggctacggagATATTgctaagcagcttggtgaaaaaaggtccactgttggagcaatcattagaaaatggaagaagctaaacatgactgtcaatctccctcagactggggctccatgcaagatcttaCCTcatggggtctcaatgatcctaagaaaggtgagaaatcaacccagaactacacgggaggagctgatcaatgacctgaaaagagctcggaccaccgtttccaaggttacttttggtaatacactaagacgtcatggtttaaTATCATGCATGGcatggaaggttcccctgcttaaaccagcacatgtccaggcccgtcttaagtttgccaatgaccatttggatgatccagaggagtcatgggagaaagttatgtggtcagatgagaccaaaatagaacctTTTGGTCATAGATCCACTAAACGCGTTGAAGAAtgaatgagtaccatcccaaaaacaccatccctactgtgaagcatgggggtggtagcatcatgctttgggggtgtttttctgcacatgggacagggtgactgcactgtattaagggaagatgaccggggccatgtattgcgagattttggggaacaacctccttccctcagttagagcattgaagatgggtcgaggctgggtcttccaaaatgacaatgacccgaagcacacagccaggataaccaagaagtggctctgtaagaagcatatcaaggttctggcgtggcctagccagtctccagacctaaacccaatagagaatctttggtgggagctcaaactctgtgtttctcagcgacaggccagaaacctgactgatctagagaagatatgtgtggaggagtgggccaaaatccctcctgcaggaactacaggaaatgtttgacctctgtaattgcaaacaaaggctaagtaccaaatattaacattgactttctcaggtgttcaaatactcacATGCAGCTGCATCACACAAACAAATAGCcaaaaatcacacattgtgacTTGTGGATTCCCCTAGATCacgtctctcacagtggacacgCCCCCACGACGACAACCTCGGACCCCTCCGTGATGTGGAAGAACCTGCAAAATGGAAGGGTGCCCAAACACTAATTTTCCTCACTGTGTGTCGTCTAGAATCTATTCCTAtagtttttttaatcatttttattttttacagaaattacaaaaattacacattttctCTACTTTCTCTTTGTAAAATTGTTGGTTACACTTGACATGGAAACTCTACAATTAATGCTTCTAAAAATATGACAATTTTGTTTGGGACAAAACAATACATGTATATAACCAGCCAatataatgtgtaatttaactGCTGAAAAGCTTAGT contains:
- the mustn1b gene encoding musculoskeletal embryonic nuclear protein 1b; amino-acid sequence: MDQRCILTAQPCLSGYKRQDERVHKKSRRHCLETTPPTNNMSQPEVKKKKRPVVKEEDLKGARGKLGLKGEVKSKTYEVMVECERMGKVAPSVFSGVRSGAETAIEKPKPPSGSVFGK
- the tmcc1b gene encoding transmembrane and coiled-coil domains protein 1b isoform X5 is translated as MQDRLEVSGPAVSPNAVSSGLDGGQYGLDSVDGTPDPQRTKQAIAQLQQKILKLTEQIKIEQTSRDDNVAEYLKLANNADKQQSARIKQVFEKKNQKSAQTIQQLQRKLEHYHRKLREVEHNGIPRQPKDVLRDMHQGLKDVGAKVSGGLSSISQATHSAAGAVVSKPREFASLIRNKFGSADNISSLKDSLDEQQGDEPLPSVGTAVTRTPGPGQLQSSPKYGSEDDCSSATSGSAGANSTTGAPGGPPSSKGNTMEQSQVSGFDALLHEIQELKDNQNRLEESFENLKTHYHRDYTDIMQALQEERFRCERLEEQLNDLTELHQNEILNLKQELASMEEKIAYQSYERARDIQEALEACQTRISKMELQQQQQQVVQLEGLENATARTLLGKLINILLAVMAVLLVFVSTVANCVVPLMKTRSRTLSTLLLVIVLAFLWRNWEAMSQYLDRFLLNPR
- the tmcc1b gene encoding transmembrane and coiled-coil domains protein 1b isoform X3; the protein is MMKRGTSLQSRRSKAGGGTEPPQKGSPQIHRRSTHEILLQAGRPRSSSTTDTPSSPALADMLLTSGYQSTEESERQDRLEVSGPAVSPNAVSSGLDGGQYGLDSVDGTPDPQRTKQAIAQLQQKILKLTEQIKIEQTSRDDNVAEYLKLANNADKQQSARIKQVFEKKNQKSAQTIQQLQRKLEHYHRKLREVEHNGIPRQPKDVLRDMHQGLKDVGAKVSGGLSSISQATHSAAGAVVSKPREFASLIRNKFGSADNISSLKDSLDEQQGDEPLPSVGTAVTRTPGPGQLQSSPKYGSEDDCSSATSGSAGANSTTGAPGGPPSSKGNTMEQSQVSGFDALLHEIQELKDNQNRLEESFENLKTHYHRDYTDIMQALQEERFRCERLEEQLNDLTELHQNEILNLKQELASMEEKIAYQSYERARDIQEALEACQTRISKMELQQQQQQVVQLEGLENATARTLLGKLINILLAVMAVLLVFVSTVANCVVPLMKTRSRTLSTLLLVIVLAFLWRNWEAMSQYLDRFLLNPR
- the tmcc1b gene encoding transmembrane and coiled-coil domains protein 1b isoform X4 — translated: MNNTETELPIIVKMTDTETELPIIVLSTTQDRLEVSGPAVSPNAVSSGLDGGQYGLDSVDGTPDPQRTKQAIAQLQQKILKLTEQIKIEQTSRDDNVAEYLKLANNADKQQSARIKQVFEKKNQKSAQTIQQLQRKLEHYHRKLREVEHNGIPRQPKDVLRDMHQGLKDVGAKVSGGLSSISQATHSAAGAVVSKPREFASLIRNKFGSADNISSLKDSLDEQQGDEPLPSVGTAVTRTPGPGQLQSSPKYGSEDDCSSATSGSAGANSTTGAPGGPPSSKGNTMEQSQVSGFDALLHEIQELKDNQNRLEESFENLKTHYHRDYTDIMQALQEERFRCERLEEQLNDLTELHQNEILNLKQELASMEEKIAYQSYERARDIQEALEACQTRISKMELQQQQQQVVQLEGLENATARTLLGKLINILLAVMAVLLVFVSTVANCVVPLMKTRSRTLSTLLLVIVLAFLWRNWEAMSQYLDRFLLNPR